The Arachis hypogaea cultivar Tifrunner chromosome 14, arahy.Tifrunner.gnm2.J5K5, whole genome shotgun sequence genome has a segment encoding these proteins:
- the LOC112741642 gene encoding transcription factor EGL1 isoform X1, translated as MLLENFKEHLALSVRSIQWSYAIFWSTSSTQPGRVLSWGEGYYNGDIKTRKTSQGVELNFDQIGLQRSEQLRELYKSLKAVEASPQTKRRSAALSPEDLTDTEWS; from the exons ATGTTGCTGGAGAACTTCAAAGAACATCTTGCTTTGTCTGTGAGAAGCATCCAGTGGAGCTATGCAATATTCTGGTCTACTTCATCTACCCAACCCGG CAGGGTGTTGAGTTGGGGGGAAGGATATTACAATGGAGACATTAAGACAAGGAAGACAAGTCAAGGAGTGGAACTCAATTTTGATCAGATAGGGTTGCAGCGGAGTGAGCAGCTTCGAGAGTTATACAAGTCCCTCAAAGCTGTAGAAGCCAGCCCTCAAACCAAAAGGCGTTCAGCAGCACTGTCTCCGGAGGATCTCACAGATACAGAATG GAGTTGA
- the LOC112741642 gene encoding ferrochelatase-2, chloroplastic isoform X2 — MVLFGLHVLCIQHWLRELKARGINNKHTLAYQSRVDPVQWLKPYTDETLVELGQKGVRSLLAVPVSFVSEHIETLEEIDMEYREFGRCM, encoded by the exons ATGGTACTATTTGGTTTGCATGTCCTTTGTATTCAACATTGGCTAAGG GAGTTGAAAGCTAGAGGAATTAACAATAAGCACACTCTTGCTTATCAG AGTCGAGTGGACCCGGTACAGTGGTTGAAACCATATACAGATGAAACTCTCGTTGAGCTTGGTCAGAAAGGTGTGAGGAGTCTTTTAGCTGTTCCAGTGAG CTTTGTGAGTGAGCACatagagacccttgaagaaatTGACATGGAGTACAGGGAGTTTGGACGGTGCATGTGA
- the LOC112741642 gene encoding ferrochelatase-2, chloroplastic isoform X4, translating into MELKARGINNKHTLAYQSRVDPVQWLKPYTDETLVELGQKGVRSLLAVPVSFVSEHIETLEEIDMEYREFGRCM; encoded by the exons ATG GAGTTGAAAGCTAGAGGAATTAACAATAAGCACACTCTTGCTTATCAG AGTCGAGTGGACCCGGTACAGTGGTTGAAACCATATACAGATGAAACTCTCGTTGAGCTTGGTCAGAAAGGTGTGAGGAGTCTTTTAGCTGTTCCAGTGAG CTTTGTGAGTGAGCACatagagacccttgaagaaatTGACATGGAGTACAGGGAGTTTGGACGGTGCATGTGA
- the LOC112741642 gene encoding ferrochelatase-2, chloroplastic isoform X3, giving the protein MVNLIMQELKARGINNKHTLAYQSRVDPVQWLKPYTDETLVELGQKGVRSLLAVPVSFVSEHIETLEEIDMEYREFGRCM; this is encoded by the exons ATGGTAAATCTGATTATGCAGGAGTTGAAAGCTAGAGGAATTAACAATAAGCACACTCTTGCTTATCAG AGTCGAGTGGACCCGGTACAGTGGTTGAAACCATATACAGATGAAACTCTCGTTGAGCTTGGTCAGAAAGGTGTGAGGAGTCTTTTAGCTGTTCCAGTGAG CTTTGTGAGTGAGCACatagagacccttgaagaaatTGACATGGAGTACAGGGAGTTTGGACGGTGCATGTGA